CCCTCAGTTGGTGGGTAGCTTCCTTCATGAATGTTGCCCAcactgctctcatccttctatttatttcttccttcaaatcGTCTTCCATATTATTAGAATGTCCGACacatacgtatgacgaagtttccacgatttcggagccttcaagttgtactcctccgtcctcgcagtaggcgttcttcatgaactgtgtcttctttctgtttattcgcttCCCTGCTCGGTTAAATCCGTTTAACatcatttctgcttcattggtacttctCGAAATGTGAgcgatgtcgtccgcaaaacgaaggttgtAGAGGAATCTTCCATTAACACACATGCCCGGTTCTTcccaagaaagtgattttattaaccattgcaatgcagccgtgaacagcttcggcgatatagtatcgccttgtcgtaccaaTTTCCTATGGGTATAATGAGGGAGCGGTGGagaagctgtatcttagtgctgcatcgatcgtagcaattggctaatatcctcacatacgacgcgtatACACCTTGGTCGACCAGCGccgacagtattgcattcgtttctacgctgtcgaaggctttctcataggtTAGAACAAGAGTCAGGGCGGTATttccggcaaacctctatgaccctcgacaccgTCTgaatgtggtccaagcagctgaacccttggcggaatccagtttgttcttgaggctgggcttcatccagcgtcctggATGTGCGCGTGAAGATGATCTTAATGAATAcattgtataacacgctcagcaagcatatcggacggtagttccgaaggttcTCTCGATCACCTTTCATATGAACAAGAACGGTTCGCAAGGttttccactggtctg
This window of the Necator americanus strain Aroian chromosome III, whole genome shotgun sequence genome carries:
- a CDS encoding hypothetical protein (NECATOR_CHRIII.G9573.T1), with product MCVNGRFLYNLRFADDIAHISRSTNEAEMMLNGFNRAGKRINRKKTQFMKNAYCEDGGVQLEGSEIVETSSYVCVGHSNNMEDDLKEEINRRMRAVWATFMKEATHQLREQDLRAYLFDSTVLPT